One genomic region from Mesorhizobium terrae encodes:
- a CDS encoding PcfJ domain-containing protein gives MAKSTIKRRREAERERIACYEATLRRVQRAPRPAPDFARALNDAGQGFAGVMAREPEAWRPMLKTRDAARLQLAAARHLFALYPVPYALEEIWLDGSGLDADEIALRRRWYVVAARGRSLWKEEARTWLSRKEVHWFLNSPGDLGFDEAIWLAVARSYTGDLGSALRIARSKIARTPRAGFVFWREVARFFCVNVATIAEIDDLCDYLAARREREPGYSLNGRTLASLQRQMAEWHRDLETIARIEAARRRAFRAAGGEPEGRWAGSPLDDWSWKPTAGEVRVRKEQFTVTQLVTADELVAESRAMHHCVSSYAQKCISGQASIWSLRRCVEGNIKRLLTIELNRQHHVVQVRGHGNRLATAEERQVLGRWAKAKAIALSER, from the coding sequence ATGGCCAAGTCCACGATCAAGCGCCGGCGCGAGGCCGAGCGCGAACGCATTGCCTGCTATGAAGCGACGCTGCGGCGTGTCCAGCGCGCGCCGCGTCCGGCTCCGGACTTCGCGCGTGCGCTGAACGACGCCGGGCAAGGGTTCGCCGGCGTCATGGCCCGCGAACCCGAGGCATGGCGCCCCATGTTGAAGACGCGCGATGCCGCACGCCTGCAGCTGGCCGCGGCACGCCATCTCTTCGCGCTCTACCCGGTTCCCTATGCGCTGGAAGAAATCTGGCTCGACGGTTCCGGTCTCGACGCCGACGAAATCGCGCTGCGCCGGCGCTGGTACGTGGTTGCCGCGCGCGGTCGTTCGCTGTGGAAGGAGGAGGCGCGAACGTGGCTTTCCCGCAAGGAAGTCCACTGGTTCCTCAACTCGCCCGGCGATCTCGGTTTCGACGAGGCGATCTGGCTGGCCGTGGCCCGCTCCTACACCGGCGACCTCGGCTCGGCGCTGCGCATTGCCCGTTCGAAGATCGCGCGGACGCCGCGTGCCGGCTTCGTCTTCTGGCGCGAGGTGGCACGCTTCTTCTGCGTGAACGTGGCGACCATCGCGGAGATCGACGATCTCTGCGACTACCTTGCCGCGCGGCGCGAGCGGGAGCCCGGCTACAGCCTCAACGGCCGTACGCTCGCCTCGCTGCAGCGCCAGATGGCCGAGTGGCATCGCGACCTCGAGACTATCGCTCGCATCGAGGCGGCCCGGCGCCGGGCCTTCCGGGCAGCGGGCGGCGAGCCCGAGGGGCGTTGGGCCGGTTCGCCGCTCGACGACTGGAGCTGGAAGCCGACGGCGGGGGAGGTGCGCGTGCGTAAGGAGCAGTTCACGGTGACGCAACTCGTCACCGCCGACGAGCTCGTGGCCGAGTCCCGCGCCATGCATCACTGCGTGTCCAGCTACGCGCAGAAGTGCATCTCCGGGCAGGCTTCGATCTGGTCGTTGCGTCGCTGCGTGGAGGGCAACATCAAGCGTCTGCTCACCATCGAGCTCAATCGCCAGCACCATGTGGTGCAGGTGCGCGGCCACGGTAATCGCCTGGCCACCGCTGAAGAGCGTCAGGTGCTTGGCCGATGGGCGAAAGCGAAAGCCATCGCGCTGTCCGAGCGCTAG
- a CDS encoding carboxyl transferase domain-containing protein, whose product MPALTSSVSTSSETFRANAERMRALVADISDKAATVQRGGTEEARARHTQRGKLLPRDRLAQLLDTGSPFLEIGQFAAWGMYDDAISAAGMIAGIGRIEGREVMVVVNDATVKGGTYYPVTVKKHLRAQEIALQNRLPCVYLVDSGGANLPNQDEVFPDREHFGRIFYNQANMSAAGIPQIACVMGSCTAGGAYVPAMADESIMVRKQATIFLGGPPLVKAATGEDVSAEELGGADLHTRQSGVADHYAMDDEHALAICRRIVRNLNRKKESGLDLRQPVAPLYDPREILGIVPTDLRQPYDVREVIARIVDGSELDEFKQNYGTTLVTGFAHIHGMPVGIIANNGVLFSESAVKGAHFIELCCQRKIPLVFLQNITGFMVGKKYEAGGIAKDGAKLVTAVATAQVPKVTMIIGGSFGAGNYGMCGRAYSPRFLWMWPNARISVMGGEQAAMVLALVRRENIERKGGSWTAAEEAEFKRPTLEKYEREGHPLYSSARLWDDGIIDPVRSREVLALSLSAALNAPIPDTKFGVFRM is encoded by the coding sequence ATGCCAGCGCTCACCTCTTCGGTCTCCACCTCCTCCGAAACCTTCCGCGCCAATGCCGAGCGCATGCGGGCGCTGGTCGCCGACATTTCGGACAAGGCGGCAACGGTCCAACGCGGCGGGACGGAAGAGGCGCGCGCCCGCCACACCCAGCGCGGCAAGCTGTTGCCTCGCGACCGGCTGGCGCAACTCCTGGACACCGGCTCGCCCTTCCTGGAGATCGGCCAGTTCGCCGCCTGGGGCATGTATGACGATGCCATTTCCGCCGCCGGCATGATCGCCGGCATCGGACGCATCGAAGGCCGCGAGGTGATGGTGGTGGTGAACGACGCTACCGTGAAGGGTGGTACCTATTATCCCGTCACGGTGAAGAAGCACCTCAGGGCGCAGGAGATCGCGCTGCAGAACAGGTTGCCTTGCGTCTATCTGGTCGATTCCGGCGGCGCCAACCTGCCCAACCAGGACGAGGTGTTTCCCGACCGCGAGCATTTCGGCCGCATCTTCTACAACCAGGCCAATATGAGCGCCGCCGGCATCCCGCAGATCGCCTGCGTGATGGGTTCCTGCACGGCCGGCGGCGCCTATGTACCGGCGATGGCGGATGAATCGATCATGGTGCGCAAGCAAGCGACCATCTTCCTCGGCGGCCCGCCGCTGGTTAAGGCGGCGACCGGCGAGGATGTCAGCGCCGAGGAACTGGGCGGCGCCGATTTGCACACGCGCCAAAGCGGCGTCGCCGACCACTATGCGATGGACGACGAACACGCGCTGGCGATCTGCCGCCGCATCGTGCGCAACCTCAACCGCAAAAAGGAGAGCGGCCTCGACTTGCGCCAGCCCGTGGCGCCGCTCTACGACCCACGCGAAATCCTCGGCATCGTGCCGACGGATCTGCGCCAGCCCTATGACGTGCGCGAGGTGATCGCGCGCATCGTCGACGGCTCGGAGCTGGACGAGTTCAAGCAGAATTACGGCACCACGCTGGTCACCGGCTTTGCCCATATCCATGGCATGCCTGTCGGCATCATCGCCAACAATGGCGTGCTGTTTTCGGAGAGCGCTGTGAAGGGCGCACATTTCATCGAACTGTGCTGCCAGCGCAAGATCCCGCTGGTGTTCCTGCAGAACATCACCGGCTTCATGGTCGGCAAGAAATACGAGGCCGGCGGCATCGCCAAGGATGGCGCCAAGCTGGTGACGGCGGTGGCGACCGCGCAGGTGCCGAAGGTGACGATGATCATCGGCGGCTCGTTCGGCGCCGGCAATTACGGCATGTGCGGGCGCGCCTATTCGCCCCGCTTCCTGTGGATGTGGCCCAATGCGCGCATCTCGGTGATGGGCGGCGAGCAGGCGGCGATGGTGCTGGCGCTGGTGCGGCGCGAGAACATCGAGCGCAAGGGCGGCAGCTGGACGGCCGCGGAAGAGGCCGAATTCAAGCGCCCAACGCTGGAAAAATACGAGCGCGAGGGCCACCCGCTCTATTCATCCGCAAGGCTTTGGGACGACGGCATCATCGACCCGGTAAGGTCACGCGAGGTGCTGGCGCTTTCGCTGTCGGCCGCGCTCAACGCGCCGATCCCCGACACGAAATTCGGCGTGTTCAGGATGTGA
- a CDS encoding DUF2019 domain-containing protein, whose protein sequence is MASPVTDARITTLVSRLIEANELEIAAREREDTRAGNRQVDRMRLVLDELVNSPIGRDTLERLMTHEMPEVRLRAAGRVMGWAPKKAIPVLGSLVANWMPKDPKKGYVAVGLSAGWKLYEYFGVKDFDHNKLIEPLRTYGIELPRRPD, encoded by the coding sequence ATGGCCTCTCCCGTTACCGATGCGCGTATCACGACCCTCGTTAGTCGTCTGATCGAAGCCAATGAGCTCGAGATTGCCGCACGGGAGCGCGAGGACACGCGTGCAGGAAACCGTCAGGTGGATCGGATGCGGCTCGTGCTGGATGAGCTTGTTAACTCCCCAATCGGGCGCGATACACTTGAGCGTCTGATGACACATGAGATGCCCGAAGTGCGCCTGCGCGCGGCCGGCCGAGTTATGGGGTGGGCGCCCAAAAAAGCCATTCCTGTACTCGGATCTCTGGTCGCCAATTGGATGCCGAAAGACCCGAAAAAGGGATATGTCGCCGTTGGCCTTTCTGCCGGCTGGAAACTCTACGAATACTTCGGCGTCAAGGATTTCGACCACAATAAGCTCATCGAGCCGTTGCGCACCTATGGGATCGAGCTGCCGAGGCGGCCAGACTAG
- a CDS encoding VOC family protein translates to MQFHRGRLIDHIHLRAADLETTRRFYRAVLEAIGHASSIHEGETFFSADELWIDAASGQTSRVHLAFQVPDRETVAKFYQAGLAAGGRDNGGPGERSYHPGYYAAFLFDPDGNNIEAVHHGPFERSAPSVVITPK, encoded by the coding sequence ATGCAATTCCATCGCGGCCGCCTGATCGACCATATCCATCTGCGCGCGGCCGACCTTGAAACGACCAGGCGCTTCTACCGCGCAGTACTCGAAGCCATCGGCCACGCCTCCTCCATTCATGAGGGCGAGACCTTCTTCTCGGCCGACGAATTGTGGATCGACGCCGCCAGCGGCCAGACCTCGCGCGTGCATCTCGCCTTCCAGGTGCCCGATCGCGAGACGGTGGCGAAATTCTACCAGGCGGGCCTTGCCGCCGGCGGCAGGGACAATGGCGGACCGGGCGAGCGCAGCTATCACCCCGGCTACTACGCCGCCTTCCTGTTCGACCCGGACGGCAATAACATCGAGGCCGTCCACCATGGCCCCTTCGAGCGCTCGGCGCCGTCGGTGGTGATTACGCCGAAATAA
- a CDS encoding acetyl/propionyl/methylcrotonyl-CoA carboxylase subunit alpha — protein MFSKILIANRGEIACRIIRTARKLGIDTVAVYSDADAASLHVAMADEAVHIGASPVGESYLRAERIIAAAKQTGAEAIHPGYGFLSENPNFVDQVAAAGLVFIGPSAASIRAMGLKDAAKRLMEKAGVPVVPGYHGEAQDIVLLATKAREIGYPVLIKARAGGGGKGMRRVDHPDDFSEALSGARREAKAAFGDDRVLVEKYVDKPRHIEVQVFGDNFGNAVHLYERDCSAQRRHQKVIEEAPAPDMTPALRKAMTDAAVKAAKAIQYSGAGTIEFIVDASKGLLADRFWFMEMNTRLQVEHPVTEMITGVDLVEWQLRVASGEKLPKAQDEIALSGHAFEARLYAEDATKGFLPAIGTLHHLRFPETAPAGASMRVETGVRQGDAISPYYDPMIAKLVVHGPDRASALAALGEALAGTEIAGSVTNTAFLAALAADEDFAAGDVDTGLIGRKQEALTAIALPGDDVIATAALAAADVSIPRNGSDPWSSLVGYAHFHAGARRIRLKAGDEEIAARITARDDGGFDVATETGVHALRAGGGKRLARWPGHVTVFAGATGYSFGVPDPLAKADDAGAGVGNLRAPMPGLVKVVRSVAGDVVVKGQPLLILEAMKMEHTIAAPHDGTIAEIATEGAQVTDGTVLVRFAETEA, from the coding sequence ATGTTTTCGAAGATCCTGATCGCCAACCGTGGCGAGATCGCGTGCCGCATCATCCGTACCGCGCGCAAGCTGGGCATCGATACGGTCGCCGTCTATTCCGACGCCGACGCCGCCTCCCTGCATGTCGCCATGGCCGACGAGGCGGTCCATATCGGCGCCTCCCCGGTCGGCGAGAGCTATCTTAGGGCCGAGCGCATCATCGCGGCGGCAAAGCAGACGGGTGCCGAGGCCATTCACCCCGGCTACGGCTTCCTTTCGGAAAACCCGAATTTCGTCGATCAGGTGGCGGCGGCGGGGCTGGTCTTCATCGGCCCGTCGGCCGCGTCCATCCGCGCCATGGGCCTCAAGGATGCTGCTAAGCGGCTGATGGAAAAGGCCGGCGTGCCTGTCGTGCCCGGCTATCACGGCGAGGCGCAGGACATCGTGCTGTTGGCCACCAAGGCGCGCGAGATCGGCTATCCGGTGCTGATCAAGGCGCGCGCCGGCGGCGGCGGCAAGGGCATGCGCCGGGTCGATCATCCCGATGATTTTTCCGAGGCACTGTCCGGCGCGCGGCGCGAGGCCAAGGCCGCCTTCGGCGACGACCGCGTGCTGGTCGAGAAATATGTCGACAAGCCGCGCCATATCGAGGTGCAGGTGTTCGGCGATAATTTCGGCAATGCCGTGCATCTTTACGAGCGCGACTGCTCGGCGCAGCGGCGCCATCAGAAGGTGATCGAGGAGGCGCCGGCGCCCGATATGACGCCGGCGCTGCGCAAGGCGATGACCGATGCCGCGGTGAAGGCCGCCAAGGCGATCCAGTATTCCGGCGCCGGCACCATCGAGTTCATCGTCGACGCCTCGAAGGGACTGTTGGCCGACCGCTTCTGGTTCATGGAGATGAACACGCGCCTACAGGTCGAACATCCGGTGACGGAAATGATCACCGGCGTCGACCTCGTCGAATGGCAGCTGCGCGTGGCTTCCGGCGAAAAGCTGCCGAAGGCCCAGGACGAGATCGCGCTTTCCGGCCATGCCTTCGAGGCGCGGCTCTATGCCGAGGATGCGACCAAGGGCTTTCTGCCGGCGATCGGCACGCTGCATCACCTGCGCTTTCCCGAGACCGCGCCGGCGGGTGCCAGCATGCGCGTCGAGACAGGCGTGCGCCAGGGCGATGCCATCTCGCCCTATTACGACCCGATGATCGCCAAGCTTGTCGTGCATGGGCCCGACCGCGCGAGCGCGCTGGCCGCGCTCGGCGAAGCGCTGGCCGGTACCGAAATCGCCGGCTCTGTCACCAACACCGCCTTCCTGGCTGCGCTGGCCGCCGATGAGGATTTCGCCGCCGGCGATGTCGACACCGGCCTTATCGGCCGCAAGCAGGAGGCTTTGACGGCGATCGCCCTTCCCGGCGACGATGTCATCGCGACGGCAGCACTTGCGGCGGCGGACGTCTCCATCCCTCGAAACGGTTCCGACCCATGGTCGTCACTTGTCGGCTACGCGCATTTCCACGCCGGCGCGCGCCGCATCAGGCTGAAAGCCGGCGACGAGGAAATCGCTGCCCGCATCACCGCGCGCGACGACGGTGGCTTCGATGTCGCGACCGAGACGGGCGTGCACGCCTTGCGGGCCGGCGGCGGCAAGCGGCTGGCGCGCTGGCCCGGCCACGTCACCGTCTTTGCCGGCGCCACGGGCTATAGTTTCGGCGTGCCGGATCCGCTGGCCAAGGCTGATGATGCCGGCGCGGGTGTCGGCAATCTGCGTGCGCCGATGCCGGGGCTGGTCAAGGTGGTGCGCTCGGTGGCTGGCGACGTGGTGGTCAAGGGGCAGCCGCTGCTCATCCTGGAAGCGATGAAGATGGAGCACACCATCGCCGCCCCGCATGACGGCACCATCGCCGAGATCGCTACGGAGGGCGCGCAGGTGACGGACGGAACGGTGCTGGTGCGGTTCGCCGAGACGGAGGCCTGA
- a CDS encoding ABC transporter substrate-binding protein, with the protein MKKTKFLSAALFGMALSASAAYAEDITFAVVGPMTGQLATIGDQFKHGAQAAADAINAAGGVNGRQIKIDIEDDQCDPKQAVSVANRIVGNGVMFIDGHACSGSSIPASAVYAEAGALMMSPASSNPLMTDDAAKKGWSTIMRLYTRDDAQGAFIGPWIAKKYAGKNVVVLHDKSAYGQGVADAVKATMNAGGLKEVLYEGINSGEKDYSALVTKLKNLKADVVYFGGYHPEAGLILRQSAEQNFKYQLIMPDSIASPEFWQVAGPAGEGTMFVFPADPQARPEAKEAIEKIKAKGFVPEGFTLFSYATIQAFAEGIKRAGSDDPGKVAAALKDGKPISTVVGEVIFDEKGDLKNAKYDINQWHEGKYAPIKVD; encoded by the coding sequence GTGAAGAAGACCAAATTTTTGAGCGCTGCCTTGTTCGGCATGGCGCTCAGCGCCTCGGCCGCTTATGCCGAAGACATCACCTTCGCGGTTGTCGGGCCGATGACGGGCCAGCTCGCCACCATCGGCGACCAGTTCAAGCACGGCGCGCAGGCCGCGGCCGACGCCATCAACGCCGCCGGCGGTGTCAACGGACGCCAGATCAAGATCGACATCGAGGATGACCAGTGCGACCCTAAGCAGGCCGTTTCGGTGGCCAACCGCATCGTCGGCAACGGCGTCATGTTCATTGACGGTCACGCCTGCTCGGGCTCGAGCATTCCGGCTTCCGCCGTCTATGCCGAAGCCGGCGCGCTGATGATGAGCCCGGCCTCGTCCAACCCGCTGATGACCGACGACGCCGCCAAGAAGGGCTGGTCGACGATCATGCGCCTCTACACCCGTGACGACGCCCAGGGCGCCTTCATCGGTCCGTGGATTGCCAAGAAGTATGCCGGCAAGAACGTCGTCGTGCTGCACGACAAGAGCGCCTATGGCCAGGGTGTCGCCGACGCCGTGAAGGCGACGATGAACGCGGGCGGCCTGAAGGAAGTGCTCTATGAAGGCATCAATTCCGGCGAGAAGGACTATTCGGCACTGGTCACCAAGCTGAAGAACCTGAAGGCCGATGTCGTCTATTTCGGCGGCTATCATCCGGAGGCCGGCCTCATCCTGCGCCAGTCGGCCGAGCAGAACTTCAAGTACCAGCTGATCATGCCGGACTCCATCGCCTCGCCGGAATTCTGGCAGGTTGCCGGCCCGGCTGGCGAAGGCACGATGTTCGTGTTCCCGGCTGACCCGCAGGCCCGCCCGGAAGCCAAGGAAGCGATTGAGAAGATCAAGGCCAAGGGCTTCGTGCCGGAAGGCTTCACGCTGTTCTCCTACGCCACGATCCAGGCTTTCGCCGAAGGCATCAAGCGCGCCGGCAGCGACGATCCGGGCAAGGTTGCCGCCGCGCTGAAGGACGGCAAGCCGATCAGCACCGTGGTTGGCGAAGTCATCTTCGACGAAAAGGGTGACCTGAAGAACGCCAAGTACGACATCAACCAGTGGCATGAAGGCAAGTACGCGCCGATCAAGGTCGACTGA
- a CDS encoding SEL1-like repeat protein translates to MARFEMLEAGFGTMGATAQADILFELGMMYATGRDCETDVVTAHKWFNIAAIKGSTRAAELRSELSASMTKGEIAHALREARDWMTTH, encoded by the coding sequence ATGGCACGTTTCGAGATGCTGGAAGCAGGGTTCGGTACGATGGGCGCAACCGCTCAAGCCGACATTCTCTTCGAACTGGGCATGATGTATGCGACCGGCCGCGACTGCGAGACCGACGTAGTCACGGCTCACAAATGGTTCAACATCGCCGCGATCAAGGGCTCGACCCGCGCCGCGGAACTGCGGTCCGAACTTTCGGCTTCCATGACCAAGGGCGAGATCGCTCATGCCCTGCGCGAAGCCCGCGACTGGATGACCACGCACTGA
- a CDS encoding DUF2147 domain-containing protein, giving the protein MFRKLSLAVAATLIMAGAAWADPIEGNWKTASGATAAISGSGSFSITLKTGKHAGKTIGSFKSTGEGKYAGTITDPENDKTYNGKASISGKSLKMSGCVLGGLICKSQTWTKM; this is encoded by the coding sequence ATGTTTCGCAAACTCAGCTTGGCTGTTGCGGCCACATTGATCATGGCGGGCGCGGCCTGGGCCGACCCGATCGAAGGCAACTGGAAGACGGCATCCGGTGCCACGGCGGCGATCTCGGGCAGCGGCTCGTTCTCGATCACGCTGAAGACCGGCAAGCATGCCGGCAAGACGATCGGCTCGTTCAAATCGACGGGTGAAGGCAAATATGCCGGCACCATCACCGATCCGGAGAACGACAAGACCTACAACGGCAAGGCCTCGATCTCCGGCAAGTCGCTGAAGATGAGCGGCTGTGTGCTGGGCGGCCTCATCTGCAAGAGCCAGACCTGGACCAAGATGTAA
- a CDS encoding AMP nucleosidase has translation MEKRIYPQAIETLVMPEPYARQSFDDAGEAVAALKVLYERNTKFLRDSFSALAAGGGNDKRYRAFYPEVSVVTNSFTQVDSRQAYGHLPTPGQFSTTITQPHLFESYLTEQLRLIMRNHGVPVIVSESETPIPLHFAFLEGTYVDSAAAERIRRPIRDLFDVPDLDGTDDQIANGTFEVALGDPRPLAPFTAQRIDYSLHRLTHYTATSPQHFQNFVLFTNYQFYIDEFCAMARELMAKGGEGYSEFVEPGNVVTRPGTPLLSEGTAPGRLPQMPAYHLKRPDHGGITMVNIGVGPSNAKTITDHVAVLRPHAWLMLGHCAGLRNTQALGDYVLAHAYVREDHVLDDDLPVWVPVPALAEVQVALEEAVAEVTGLSGYDLKRIMRTGTVATIDNRNWELRDQRGPVQRLSQSRAIALDMESATIAANGFRFRVPYGTLLCVSDKPLHGELKLPGMATEFYKRQVAQHLTIGIRAMQKLAEMPMERLHSRKLRSFSETAFQ, from the coding sequence ATGGAAAAGCGAATCTATCCACAAGCCATCGAGACCCTGGTCATGCCGGAGCCCTATGCCCGGCAATCCTTCGACGATGCCGGCGAGGCCGTCGCCGCGCTCAAGGTGCTCTACGAGCGCAACACCAAATTCCTGCGCGACTCCTTCTCGGCACTTGCCGCCGGCGGCGGCAACGACAAGCGCTACCGCGCCTTCTATCCGGAGGTCAGCGTCGTCACCAACTCGTTCACCCAGGTCGACTCGCGCCAGGCCTACGGCCATCTGCCGACGCCGGGGCAGTTCTCGACCACCATCACCCAACCGCATCTGTTCGAAAGCTACCTGACCGAACAGCTCAGGCTGATCATGCGCAATCACGGCGTGCCGGTGATCGTTTCGGAATCGGAGACGCCGATCCCGCTGCATTTCGCCTTCCTGGAAGGAACCTATGTCGACAGTGCCGCCGCCGAGCGCATCCGCCGGCCGATCCGTGACCTGTTCGACGTGCCGGACCTCGACGGCACCGACGATCAGATCGCCAACGGCACCTTCGAGGTGGCGCTGGGCGACCCGCGCCCGCTGGCGCCCTTCACCGCCCAGCGCATCGACTATTCCCTGCACAGGCTGACGCATTACACGGCGACCAGCCCGCAGCATTTCCAGAATTTTGTCCTCTTCACCAACTACCAGTTCTACATCGACGAGTTCTGCGCGATGGCGCGCGAGTTGATGGCGAAGGGTGGCGAGGGTTATTCCGAATTCGTCGAGCCGGGCAATGTCGTCACCAGGCCGGGCACGCCGCTGCTCAGCGAAGGCACCGCGCCGGGACGGCTGCCGCAGATGCCCGCCTATCATCTGAAGCGGCCGGACCATGGCGGCATCACCATGGTCAATATCGGCGTCGGTCCGTCCAACGCCAAGACCATCACCGACCACGTCGCCGTGCTGCGCCCGCATGCCTGGCTGATGCTTGGCCACTGCGCCGGCCTGCGCAACACGCAGGCGCTGGGCGACTATGTGCTGGCGCATGCCTATGTGCGCGAGGACCATGTGCTGGACGACGACCTGCCGGTGTGGGTGCCGGTGCCGGCGCTGGCCGAGGTGCAGGTGGCGCTGGAGGAAGCGGTGGCCGAGGTGACCGGGCTTTCCGGCTACGACCTCAAGCGCATCATGCGCACCGGCACGGTCGCCACCATCGACAATCGCAACTGGGAACTGCGCGACCAGCGCGGGCCGGTGCAGCGGCTTTCGCAATCGCGCGCCATCGCGCTCGACATGGAATCGGCAACCATCGCCGCCAACGGGTTCCGCTTCCGCGTGCCCTACGGCACGCTGCTGTGCGTTTCCGACAAGCCGCTGCATGGCGAACTGAAGCTGCCCGGCATGGCGACCGAATTCTACAAGCGGCAGGTGGCGCAACACCTGACCATCGGCATTCGCGCCATGCAGAAGCTGGCCGAAATGCCGATGGAGCGGCTGCATTCACGCAAGCTGCGCAGCTTCTCGGAGACGGCGTTCCAGTAG